TAATAAATTATCCTGTTTGGAAGGCCCTATGAAACATTTTAACCACCAATATGGAGAATGAAGACCATGTGCAAAATGGCTGCTTAAAAATTTAAGTCCATGGGTTTCAAATAATTTGATTACTTCTTTCTTTTTATATATTCGTAAATGGCCTTGATTAGCTGAAGAATATTCTTTAGAAAGCTTCCAGCAAATAAGTTCAGGAAGATATCGGGGTACTGTTATAGCCATTGTATGATTTGGTTTTAATACCCTTATCATTTCTTTGAT
This sequence is a window from Desulfobacterales bacterium. Protein-coding genes within it:
- a CDS encoding SAM-dependent methyltransferase, which translates into the protein IKEMIRVLKPNHTMAITVPRYLPELICWKLSKEYSSANQGHLRIYKKKEVIKLFETHGLKFLSSHFAHGLHSPYWWLKCFIGPSKQDNLLINLYHRFLVWDIMENPKLTRFLDYLLNPAIGKSLVTYFKKNDI